A window of Ketobacter sp. MCCC 1A13808 contains these coding sequences:
- the tssM gene encoding type VI secretion system membrane subunit TssM produces the protein MSKYKWLVTLIGVIALSILVWFAGPYIAVAEKKILEGEVVRLLVIMALVLLWGLNNLRLSMQARSGNEKLAKDLQGETEKAVAADGLGNESGAESHVLNDRFKEAIETLRRSSGTSNRYSKNYLYELPWYILIGPPGSGKTTALVNSGLNFPLEEKFGRGAVQGVGGTRHCDWWFTDQAVMIDTAGRYTTQDSHATQDSKAWIDFIMLLKRYRKRRPINGVVIAIGVDELTRQTEQELSANVNSVRARLQELTRHLGVKFPVYLLLTKCDLIPGFTQYFDMMGKEERAQVWGTTFSEKPESNLTHQQMFEDEHDLLSKRLHDGVMTKFHFEREVTRRSAILSFPGQFERLKPMVADFVGRTFSESRFHDQYLLRGVYYTSGTQEAAGMQRMMQNVAGQMGFSQQALLGQTAQGKSYFLRNLFQQVVFPEAELVSANRGYESKLRWARNLGYGASLTSAVGMAAVWSTSYGLNESSLNRTQEQLNLYVGQQAKLHGDEYPAQMMEPMQPLLALRKVYQPSQDGWKMGVGLYQGDAIDIAAENEYELVLQDQFYRSIQKNISQQLVDNQGVPEYLHMALKAYLMLSLPQRLEKEYVSTWVRADWMNRYADQPETLNALNARMDDLMQLEWSALQADDQLVENTRFILRKLPLADQIYASIKDKAQQKMPQEYRFDSNIGNDIHHVFNGEFVAIPWLFTAEGYHDFFKPQQDNLIEELAEDSWVVGARNQDMDDMDLADIKATIEKRYLDDYIGYWRSAISQLRLQSSNSLEEHVRLLNEMLSGSSPLRRVLDETVAHTQLSKPLIDPAMLTENATEAKQLAQKIHPKAGKIARIASLAGKNRLVKLPEIPATLVDKRFEPLHDLMGADNKSSAPFERVYASLTELQVYLEGISSGGSSNQAAFDAAIKRMSNGRTDPIGKLKLEARHLPEPVKQWVESLANRAWSHTLGAARAHVTSEYNIMVKPFYERSIDGRYPIAKSSEVDITLADFAEFFKPDGIEHQFFKQYLAPFVDTRSSPWRARIVDGQGLAVSKTNLMRFEQANHIRKAFFANGDAPQIRFNLRAIYLDANINRFELSLLGERLQYRHGPARVDTLTWPLQGGSGGIKYLFEDHYGVQFSDQVQGTWALFRFLDQFPLLKTGYSDRFKLTVQDKERKAVYELHASSAQNPFIQDYLGNYRLPNAL, from the coding sequence ATGATCGTTTTAAGGAAGCAATTGAAACCCTGCGTCGCAGCAGTGGCACATCCAATCGCTACAGCAAAAATTATCTATACGAATTACCCTGGTACATACTGATCGGCCCGCCGGGTTCCGGTAAAACCACCGCGCTGGTTAATTCCGGCCTCAATTTTCCATTGGAGGAAAAATTCGGGCGCGGTGCGGTGCAAGGGGTGGGCGGAACCCGTCATTGTGATTGGTGGTTTACGGACCAGGCAGTGATGATTGATACCGCCGGTCGGTATACCACACAAGACAGCCATGCGACTCAGGACAGTAAAGCCTGGATTGATTTCATTATGCTGTTGAAACGATATCGCAAACGCAGGCCGATCAACGGCGTGGTCATTGCCATTGGTGTAGATGAACTGACACGTCAAACCGAGCAGGAACTGAGCGCAAATGTGAACTCAGTGCGGGCCAGATTGCAGGAACTTACCCGCCATTTGGGGGTGAAGTTCCCAGTGTATTTATTGCTGACAAAATGCGACCTGATACCCGGCTTTACTCAATACTTTGACATGATGGGTAAAGAAGAGCGGGCGCAGGTATGGGGTACGACTTTCAGCGAAAAGCCGGAATCCAATCTTACCCACCAACAGATGTTTGAAGACGAGCACGATCTGCTGTCGAAACGACTGCACGATGGTGTAATGACTAAGTTCCATTTTGAGCGGGAAGTTACCCGGCGTTCAGCGATTCTGTCATTTCCGGGTCAATTTGAACGTTTAAAACCGATGGTGGCGGATTTTGTCGGGCGTACTTTTAGTGAATCCCGCTTCCACGATCAGTACTTGCTGCGCGGGGTATACTATACCAGTGGAACTCAGGAAGCGGCGGGAATGCAACGCATGATGCAAAACGTCGCCGGTCAGATGGGGTTTTCACAGCAAGCGTTGTTAGGGCAGACAGCTCAGGGTAAAAGCTACTTTCTGCGCAACCTGTTTCAACAGGTCGTGTTTCCGGAAGCGGAATTGGTGAGCGCCAATCGCGGCTACGAATCGAAATTGCGCTGGGCTCGAAATCTGGGTTACGGCGCTTCATTGACCTCGGCGGTGGGCATGGCCGCGGTCTGGTCCACCAGTTACGGCCTCAATGAATCGTCCCTGAATCGAACGCAGGAACAACTGAATTTATATGTCGGACAGCAAGCCAAATTGCACGGCGATGAATACCCGGCACAAATGATGGAGCCGATGCAACCGCTATTGGCTTTGCGAAAGGTCTATCAGCCGTCGCAGGATGGCTGGAAAATGGGGGTGGGCCTATACCAGGGGGATGCTATTGATATAGCCGCTGAAAACGAATATGAACTGGTTCTGCAGGATCAGTTTTATCGCTCCATTCAAAAAAATATAAGCCAGCAATTAGTCGACAACCAGGGTGTACCTGAATATTTGCATATGGCGTTAAAGGCGTACCTGATGCTGAGCTTGCCGCAACGTCTGGAGAAGGAATACGTCAGCACCTGGGTAAGGGCGGACTGGATGAATCGTTACGCAGATCAACCGGAAACATTAAATGCCCTGAATGCGCGTATGGACGATTTGATGCAGTTGGAGTGGTCGGCGCTGCAGGCGGATGATCAGTTAGTGGAGAATACCCGTTTTATTTTACGTAAGCTGCCGCTAGCGGATCAGATTTATGCATCGATTAAAGACAAAGCCCAGCAGAAAATGCCACAGGAATATCGTTTCGATAGCAACATCGGCAACGATATTCATCACGTGTTTAATGGGGAGTTTGTCGCTATACCCTGGCTTTTCACAGCGGAGGGTTATCACGATTTCTTCAAGCCCCAGCAGGATAATCTGATTGAAGAACTGGCCGAAGACAGCTGGGTGGTGGGAGCCCGCAATCAGGATATGGACGATATGGATCTGGCGGATATAAAAGCCACCATTGAAAAGCGATATCTGGATGACTACATCGGTTACTGGCGTTCTGCGATTTCGCAACTGCGGTTGCAATCCAGCAATAGCCTGGAGGAGCACGTGCGCTTGTTGAACGAAATGCTATCCGGCAGTTCACCATTGCGGCGGGTGCTGGACGAAACCGTTGCTCATACGCAGTTGTCGAAGCCGTTGATCGACCCTGCGATGCTAACCGAAAACGCAACTGAAGCAAAACAACTGGCGCAAAAGATACACCCGAAGGCGGGCAAAATTGCGCGTATCGCCAGTTTGGCGGGCAAGAACCGTCTGGTGAAACTGCCTGAAATTCCCGCCACGCTGGTGGATAAACGTTTTGAGCCGTTGCACGATTTAATGGGTGCAGACAATAAAAGCTCAGCGCCGTTTGAACGGGTCTACGCCTCGTTAACGGAATTGCAGGTGTATCTGGAAGGCATATCCAGTGGTGGCTCGAGCAATCAGGCCGCGTTTGATGCGGCCATTAAGCGCATGAGTAATGGCCGCACAGATCCCATCGGCAAGCTTAAACTGGAGGCACGCCATTTACCGGAGCCGGTTAAACAATGGGTAGAGTCGTTGGCTAACCGGGCCTGGTCGCACACGTTGGGCGCGGCGCGGGCTCACGTGACCTCAGAGTACAATATTATGGTAAAGCCGTTCTATGAGCGCAGCATTGACGGCCGTTATCCCATTGCGAAATCGTCGGAAGTTGATATTACCCTGGCCGACTTTGCTGAATTTTTTAAGCCCGATGGCATAGAACACCAATTTTTTAAACAGTATCTTGCCCCGTTCGTTGATACCCGCTCGTCGCCCTGGCGTGCACGCATAGTCGATGGCCAGGGGCTGGCGGTCAGTAAAACGAATTTGATGCGCTTTGAGCAAGCGAACCATATCCGTAAAGCGTTTTTCGCCAATGGCGACGCGCCTCAGATACGTTTCAACTTGCGCGCGATCTATCTGGACGCCAATATAAATCGTTTTGAATTAAGTTTGCTGGGAGAGCGTCTGCAGTACCGGCACGGGCCTGCCCGGGTTGATACTCTGACTTGGCCGTTACAAGGTGGGTCTGGTGGCATTAAATATTTGTTTGAAGATCACTATGGTGTGCAGTTCAGTGATCAGGTTCAGGGCACCTGGGCGTTGTTTCGTTTTCTGGATCAGTTCCCGCTGCTGAAAACAGGTTATTCGGATCGCTTCAAACTAACCGTACAGGATAAAGAGCGGAAAGCGGTCTACGAGCTTCACGCCAGTAGCGCGCAGAATCCGTTTATCCAAGATTATCTGGGCAATTATCGTTTACCGAATGCGTTGTAG